A genome region from Phocoena sinus isolate mPhoSin1 chromosome 16, mPhoSin1.pri, whole genome shotgun sequence includes the following:
- the TSPAN14 gene encoding tetraspanin-14 isoform X7 yields MHGIDPVVLVLMVGVVMFTLGFAGCVGALRENICLLNFFCSAIVLIFFLELAVAVLAFLFQDWVRDRFREFFESNIRSYRDDIDLQNLIDSLQKANQCCGAYGPEDWDLNVYFNCSGASYSREKCGVPFSCCVPDPAQKVVNTQCGYDVRTQLKSKWDESIFTKGCIQALEGWLPRNIYIVAGVFIAISLLQWLTDLKGRPRDRSIWKKKEKNLLAKQIFGIFLARTLISDIEAVKAGHHF; encoded by the exons ATGCATGGCATTGACCCTGTGGTTCTGGTGCTGATGGTGGGCGTGGTGATGTTCACGCTGGGTTTCGCTGGCTGTGTGGGGGCCCTGCGGGAGAACATCTGCCTGCTCAACTTT TTCTGCAGTGCCATTGTGCTCATCTTTTTCCTGGAGCTGGCCGTAGCCGTGCTGGCCTTCCTGTTCCAGGACTGGGTGAGGGACCGGTTCCGGGAGTTCTTCGAGAGCAACATCAGATCCTACCGGGATGACATTGACCTGCAGAACCTCATCGACTCCCTTCAGAAAGCT AACCAGTGCTGTGGGGCATATGGCCCTGAAGACTGGGACCTCAACGTCTACTTCAACTGCAGTGGCGCCAGCTACAGCCGCGAGAAGTGTGGGGTGCCCTTCTCCTGCTGTGTACCCGACCCCGCG CAAAAAGTTGTGAACACACAGTGTGGCTATGATGTCAGGACTCAG CTGAAGAGCAAATGGGACGAGTCCATCTTCACGAAAGGCTGCATCCAGGCGCTGGAGGGGTGGCTCCCACGGAACATCTACATCGTGGCCGGCGTCTTCATCGCCATCTCACTGCTGCAG TGGTTGACTGATCTCAAAGGAAGGCCGAGAGACAGAAGcatctggaaaaagaaagaaaaaaatttacttgcAAAGCAG ATATTTGGCATTTTCCTGGCGAGGACCCTGATCTCGGACATTGAGGCAGTGAAGGCAGGCCACCACTTCTGA
- the TSPAN14 gene encoding tetraspanin-14 isoform X3 — translation MHYYRYSNAEVSCWYKYLLFSYNIVFWLAGVVFLGVGLWAWSEKGVLSDLTKVTRMHGIDPVVLVLMVGVVMFTLGFAGCVGALRENICLLNFFCSAIVLIFFLELAVAVLAFLFQDWVRDRFREFFESNIRSYRDDIDLQNLIDSLQKANQCCGAYGPEDWDLNVYFNCSGASYSREKCGVPFSCCVPDPAQKVVNTQCGYDVRTQLKSKWDESIFTKGCIQALEGWLPRNIYIVAGVFIAISLLQWLTDLKGRPRDRSIWKKKEKNLLAKQIFGIFLARTLISDIEAVKAGHHF, via the exons TTGGCTGGAGTTGTCTTCCTCGGTGTCGGACTATGGGCGTGGAGCGAAAAG GGGGTGCTGTCCGACCTCACCAAAGTGACCCGGATGCATGGCATTGACCCTGTGGTTCTGGTGCTGATGGTGGGCGTGGTGATGTTCACGCTGGGTTTCGCTGGCTGTGTGGGGGCCCTGCGGGAGAACATCTGCCTGCTCAACTTT TTCTGCAGTGCCATTGTGCTCATCTTTTTCCTGGAGCTGGCCGTAGCCGTGCTGGCCTTCCTGTTCCAGGACTGGGTGAGGGACCGGTTCCGGGAGTTCTTCGAGAGCAACATCAGATCCTACCGGGATGACATTGACCTGCAGAACCTCATCGACTCCCTTCAGAAAGCT AACCAGTGCTGTGGGGCATATGGCCCTGAAGACTGGGACCTCAACGTCTACTTCAACTGCAGTGGCGCCAGCTACAGCCGCGAGAAGTGTGGGGTGCCCTTCTCCTGCTGTGTACCCGACCCCGCG CAAAAAGTTGTGAACACACAGTGTGGCTATGATGTCAGGACTCAG CTGAAGAGCAAATGGGACGAGTCCATCTTCACGAAAGGCTGCATCCAGGCGCTGGAGGGGTGGCTCCCACGGAACATCTACATCGTGGCCGGCGTCTTCATCGCCATCTCACTGCTGCAG TGGTTGACTGATCTCAAAGGAAGGCCGAGAGACAGAAGcatctggaaaaagaaagaaaaaaatttacttgcAAAGCAG ATATTTGGCATTTTCCTGGCGAGGACCCTGATCTCGGACATTGAGGCAGTGAAGGCAGGCCACCACTTCTGA
- the TSPAN14 gene encoding tetraspanin-14 isoform X5, whose protein sequence is MHYYRYSNAEVSCWYKYLLFSYNIVFWLAGVVFLGVGLWAWSEKGVLSDLTKVTRMHGIDPVVLVLMVGVVMFTLGFAGCVGALRENICLLNFFCSAIVLIFFLELAVAVLAFLFQDWVRDRFREFFESNIRSYRDDIDLQNLIDSLQKANQCCGAYGPEDWDLNVYFNCSGASYSREKCGVPFSCCVPDPAQKVVNTQCGYDVRTQLKSKWDESIFTKGCIQALEGWLPRNIYIVAGVFIAISLLQIFGIFLARTLISDIEAVKAGHHF, encoded by the exons TTGGCTGGAGTTGTCTTCCTCGGTGTCGGACTATGGGCGTGGAGCGAAAAG GGGGTGCTGTCCGACCTCACCAAAGTGACCCGGATGCATGGCATTGACCCTGTGGTTCTGGTGCTGATGGTGGGCGTGGTGATGTTCACGCTGGGTTTCGCTGGCTGTGTGGGGGCCCTGCGGGAGAACATCTGCCTGCTCAACTTT TTCTGCAGTGCCATTGTGCTCATCTTTTTCCTGGAGCTGGCCGTAGCCGTGCTGGCCTTCCTGTTCCAGGACTGGGTGAGGGACCGGTTCCGGGAGTTCTTCGAGAGCAACATCAGATCCTACCGGGATGACATTGACCTGCAGAACCTCATCGACTCCCTTCAGAAAGCT AACCAGTGCTGTGGGGCATATGGCCCTGAAGACTGGGACCTCAACGTCTACTTCAACTGCAGTGGCGCCAGCTACAGCCGCGAGAAGTGTGGGGTGCCCTTCTCCTGCTGTGTACCCGACCCCGCG CAAAAAGTTGTGAACACACAGTGTGGCTATGATGTCAGGACTCAG CTGAAGAGCAAATGGGACGAGTCCATCTTCACGAAAGGCTGCATCCAGGCGCTGGAGGGGTGGCTCCCACGGAACATCTACATCGTGGCCGGCGTCTTCATCGCCATCTCACTGCTGCAG ATATTTGGCATTTTCCTGGCGAGGACCCTGATCTCGGACATTGAGGCAGTGAAGGCAGGCCACCACTTCTGA